From Cronobacter turicensis z3032, the proteins below share one genomic window:
- the ydhL gene encoding Uncharacterized protein ydhL: MAEQLEFFPVPSPCRGICQSDERGYCRGCMRSRDERFNWQKMNDAQKQEVLRLCRQRMLRKLRAGRAEPDEEPQQPSLF, from the coding sequence GTGGCCGAGCAGCTCGAGTTTTTCCCAGTTCCCAGTCCGTGTCGCGGGATTTGCCAGTCGGATGAACGCGGCTACTGCCGTGGCTGCATGCGCAGCCGCGACGAGCGTTTCAACTGGCAGAAGATGAACGACGCTCAGAAGCAAGAGGTGTTGCGCCTCTGTCGCCAGCGGATGCTCCGTAAACTGCGCGCCGGTCGCGCCGAACCTGACGAAGAACCGCAGCAGCCTTCACTGTTTTAA
- the sodC gene encoding Superoxide dismutase [Cu-Zn]: protein MKRLTLAAMALLTCGVVQAASQEVDLHLATDQGVGQSVGTVKITETDKGLEFAPDLKGLPPGEHGFHIHANGSCEPAMKDGKMAAAEAAGGHFDPQKTGKHAGPEGDGHLGDLPALAVNNDGKATEPVTAPRIKTLDEIKGKALMVHVSGDNMSDHPKPLGGGGARYACGVI from the coding sequence ATGAAGCGATTGACTCTGGCGGCGATGGCGCTGCTGACATGCGGCGTCGTACAGGCCGCCAGCCAGGAAGTGGACCTGCATCTGGCTACCGACCAGGGCGTCGGCCAGTCGGTCGGTACGGTCAAAATCACTGAAACCGATAAAGGCCTCGAATTCGCGCCCGATCTTAAGGGGCTGCCGCCAGGCGAGCACGGTTTTCACATCCACGCCAACGGTAGCTGCGAGCCCGCCATGAAAGACGGCAAAATGGCGGCGGCAGAAGCGGCAGGCGGTCATTTCGACCCACAAAAGACCGGTAAACACGCCGGGCCTGAGGGCGACGGGCATTTAGGCGATCTGCCGGCGCTGGCCGTCAATAATGACGGAAAAGCCACCGAGCCGGTGACCGCGCCGCGAATTAAAACGCTTGATGAAATCAAAGGCAAAGCGCTGATGGTGCATGTCAGCGGCGATAACATGTCCGATCATCCGAAACCGCTTGGCGGCGGCGGCGCCCGTTACGCCTGCGGCGTTATTTAA
- the ydhF gene encoding Oxidoreductase ydhF yields the protein MVERILMAPQGPTFSRLVMGYWRLMEWNYSARELVGFIEQHLELGITTVDHADIYGNYQCEAAFGEALRLAPHLREKMEIVTKCGIATTAKPENALGHYITDRAHIVQSAENSLRHLSTDVLDLLLIHRPDPLMDADEVAEAFLALHKSGKVRHFGVSNFTPAQFSLLQSRLPFTLATNQVEISPVHQPLLLDGTLDLLQQLRIRPMAWSCLGGGRLFSEESCGPLRAELRQVAEETGAQTIEQVVYAWVMRLPSRPLPIIGSGKIDRVKSAMGALSLELSRQQWFRIRKAALGYDVP from the coding sequence ATGGTTGAGCGTATTCTTATGGCGCCCCAGGGGCCGACGTTTTCACGTCTGGTAATGGGGTACTGGCGTTTAATGGAGTGGAATTACTCCGCCCGCGAGCTGGTGGGGTTTATCGAGCAACATCTGGAGCTGGGCATTACCACGGTCGATCACGCCGATATTTACGGAAACTATCAGTGTGAAGCCGCTTTCGGCGAGGCGCTGCGTCTGGCGCCGCATCTGCGCGAAAAAATGGAAATCGTCACCAAATGCGGTATCGCCACTACGGCGAAGCCGGAAAACGCCCTGGGGCATTACATTACCGATCGCGCGCATATTGTGCAGAGCGCGGAAAACTCCCTGCGCCACCTCAGTACCGATGTGCTGGATCTCCTGCTGATCCATCGCCCCGATCCGCTGATGGATGCCGATGAGGTCGCCGAAGCGTTCCTTGCTCTGCATAAAAGCGGCAAAGTCCGCCATTTTGGCGTCTCGAACTTCACGCCAGCGCAATTCTCGTTATTGCAGTCGCGCCTGCCGTTTACGCTCGCGACCAATCAGGTTGAGATTTCGCCGGTACATCAGCCGCTGCTGCTGGACGGAACGCTGGATCTGCTCCAGCAGTTACGCATTCGCCCGATGGCCTGGTCATGCCTTGGCGGCGGGCGGCTGTTCAGCGAAGAAAGCTGTGGGCCGCTGCGCGCAGAGCTGCGGCAGGTCGCAGAAGAGACGGGCGCGCAGACCATTGAGCAGGTGGTCTACGCCTGGGTGATGCGTCTGCCGTCGCGCCCGCTGCCGATTATCGGTTCCGGCAAAATCGATCGCGTCAAAAGCGCGATGGGCGCGCTGTCGCTTGAGCTGTCGCGCCAGCAGTGGTTCCGCATCCGCAAGGCCGCGCTCGGTTACGACGTTCCCTGA